In Acinonyx jubatus isolate Ajub_Pintada_27869175 chromosome B3, VMU_Ajub_asm_v1.0, whole genome shotgun sequence, a genomic segment contains:
- the STRC gene encoding stereocilin isoform X9, which yields MALSLWALLLPLSCAVILVPTGIQSLDPGLSLLKSLLSTMDQAPQGSLSRSQFSAFLANISSSFGPGRMGEGPVGEPPPLQPPALRLHDFLVTLRGSPDWEPMLGLLGDVLALLGQEQTPRDFLGHQAGVLGGLAEVLLGALVPVGPPTPTRPPCTRDGPSDCVLVADWLPSLLLLLEGTRWQALVQVQSSVDPTNATGLNGREPAPHFLQGLLGLLTPVGEPGSEEALWGGLLRTVGAPLYAAFQEGLLRVTDSLQDEVFSILGQPEPDANGQCQGGNLQQLLLCLPDNCSFWDAFRPEGRRSVLRTVGEYLEQEEQWTPLGFEPTASPSSGINKMELLSCFSLQMKDKHLASGLGVPGEPSGGQRRQLLVSCLSPHQPVLWDLLQREKSVWALKILVQAYLHMPPENLQQLVLSAEREAAQGFLTLMHRSWAQLQVPPSEEEALGRLTALLLQQYPRLTSQLFIDLSPLIPFLAVSDLMRFPPSLLANDSVLAAIRDYSPGMRPEQKEALAKRLLAPDLFGEVPAWSQELLWAVLPLLPHLPLENFLQLSPHQIQALEDSWPAAGLGPGHARHVLRSLVNQSVQDGEEQVRRLGSLACFLSPEELQSLVPLSDPLGPVERGLLECAANGTLSPQGRVAYELLGVLRSSGGAVLSPRELRVWAPLFPQLGLRFLQELSEPQLRAMLPALQGTSVTPAQAVLLLGRLLPRHDLSLEELCSLHPLLPGLSSQTLQAIPRRVLVGACSCLAPELSRLSACQTAALLQTFRVKDGVKNIGTTGASAAVCIPGQQPIPTTWPDCLLPLLPLKLLQLDSAALLANRRRYRELPWSEQQAQFLWKKMQVPTNLTLRNLQALGTLAGGMSCEFLQQINSMANFLEVVHMIYQLPTGVRGSLRACIWVELQRRMTMPEPEPATMGPELSGLDTRLLLDLPVRLMDRLSNESIMLVVGLVRGAPEQLLALTPLHRVALAERALQNLAPKETTVSREVLETLGPLVGFLGIESTRRIPLPILLGQLNQLQGFCLGEPFATELGWLLSQEPALGKPELWSQGEVEQAGRLVLTLSTEAISLIPREALGQETLERLLEKQQSWEQSRVGQLCGRPQLASKKAALVAGVVRPTAEDLPEPVPNCADIRGTFPAAWSATQIAGMELSDFEDCLELFAGDPGLGPEELRAAMGKAKQLWGPPRGFRPEQILQLGRLLIGLGERELQELILVDWGVLSTLGQIDGWSSIQLRVVVSSFLRQSGRHVSHLDFLHLTALGYTLCGLRPEELQHISSWEFSQAALFLGNLHLQCSEEQLEVLAQLLVLPGGFGPVSNWGPEIFTEIGTIAAGIPDLALSALLQEQIQGLTPLAISVIPAPKFAVVFSPTQLSSLTSVQAVAVTPEQMAFLSPEQRRAVAWAQHEGKDSPEQQGRSTAWGLQDWSQPSWAMALTICFLGNLL from the exons ATGGCTCTGAGCCTCTGGGCCCTGCTACTGCCGCTGTCCTGTGCAG TGATTCTGGTCCCTACTGGGATTCAGTCCCTGGACCCTGGTCTCTCCCTCCTGAAGTCATTGCTCTCCACAATGGACCAAGCTCCTCAGGGGTCCCTCAGCCGCTCACAGTTCTCTGCATTCCTGGCcaacatttcttcttcctttgggcctgggagaatgggggagggacctGTGGGGGAGCCCCCACCtctccagccccctgccctccgGCTCCACGACTTCCTAGTGACACTGAGAGGCAGCCCAGACTGGGAGCCAATGCTAGGTCTACTAGGGGATGTGCTGGCACTGCTGGGACAGGAGCAGACCCCCCGGGACTTCCTGGGGCACCAGGCAGGTGTGCTGGGTGGACTCGCAGAGGTGTTGCTAGGAGCCTTAGTTCCTGTGGGGCCCCCAACCCCTACCCGGCCCCCATGCACCCGTGATGGGCCCTCTGACTGCGTCCTGGTGGCTGACTGGTTGCCTTCTCTGCTGCTCTTGTTAGAGGGTACACGATGGCAGGCCCTGGTACAGGTGCAGTCCAGTGTGGACCCCACAAATGCCACAGGCCTCAATGGGAGGGAGCCAGCCCCCCACTTTTTACAGGGTCTGTTGGGTTTGCTCACCCCAGTAGGGGAGCCAGGCTCTGAGGAGGCTCTTTGGGGAGGTCTGCTGCGCACAGTGGGGGCCCCCCTCTACGCTGCCTTCCAGGAGGGGCTTCTCCGTGTCACTGACTCCCTACAAGATGAGGTCTTTTCCATTCTGGGGCAACCAGAGCCTGATGCCAATGGGCAGTGCCAGGGAG GCAACCTTCAACAGCTGCTTTTATG TCTCCCAGACAACTGCTCCTTCTGGGATGCCTTCCGCCCAGAGGGCCGGCGCAGTGTGCTGCGGACAGTTGGGGAGTACCTGGAACAGGAGGAGCAGTGGACCCCGCTGGGCTTTGAACCCACTGCCAGCCCCAGCTCTGGTATAAACAAGATGGAGCTGCTGTCCTGCTTCAGT CTTCAGATGAAGGACAAGCATCTAGCAAGTGGACTTGGAGTGCCTGGGGAACCTTCAGGAGGACAGAGGAGACAGCTCTTGGTATCTTGTCTGTCTCCCCATCAGCCTGTGCTATGGGATCTGCTCCAGAGGGAGAAGAGTGTTTGGGCCCTGAAGATTCTAGTGCAG GCATACCTGCACATGCCACCAGAAAATCTCCAGCAGCTGGTGCTTtcagcagagagggaggctgCTCAGGGCTTCCTGACGCTCATGCACCGTTCCTGGGCTCAGCTTCAG GTGCCACCATCTGAGGAGGAAGCCCTGGGTCGCCTGACAGCCTTGTTGCTCCAGCAGTACCCGCGCCTCACCTCCCAGCTCTTCATTGACCTGTCACCGCTCATCCCCTTCTTGGCTGTCTCTGACCTGATGCGCTTCCCACCATCCTTGTTGGCCAATGACAGTGT ACTGGCTGCCATCCGAGATTACAGCCCAGGAATGAGGCCTGAACAGAAGGAAGCTCTTGCAAAGCGACTGCTGGCCCCTGACCTGTTTGGGGAAGTGCCCGCCTGGTCCCAGGAGCTACTGTGGGCAGTGTTgcccctgctcccccacctccctctggagAACTTTCTGCAGCTCAGCCCTCACCAG ATCCAAGCCCTGGAGGATAGTTGGCCAGCAGCAGGTCTTGGGCCAGGGCATGCCCGGCATGTGCTACGGAGCCTGGTGAACCAGAGTGTCCAGGACGGAGAAGAGCAGGTGCGCAG GCTGGGGTCCCTCGCCTGTTTCCTGAGCCCTGAGGAGCTGCAGAGCCTGGTACCCTTGAGTGATCCACTGGGGCCAGTAGAACGGGGGCTGCTGGAATGTGCGGCCAACGGGACCCTCAGCCCACAAGGACGG GTGGCATATGAACTTCTGGGGGTATTGCGCTCATCTGGAGGAGCTGTGCTGAGCCCCCGGGAGCTGCGGGTCTGGgcccctctcttccctcagcTGGGCCTCCGCTTCCTGCAGGAGCTGTCAGAGCCCCAGCTTAGAGCCATGCTTCCTGCCCTGCAGGGCACCAGTGTCACACCAGCCCAG GCTGTCTTACTGCTTGGACGGCTCCTCCCTAGGCATGAT CTGTCCCTGGAGGAACTCTGCTCCTTGCACCCTCTGCTGCCAGGCCTCAGCTCCCAGACACTCCAGGCCATCCCTAGGCGAGTTCTGGTTGGGGCCTGTTCCTGCCTGGCCCCTGAACTGTCACGCCTCTCAGCTTGCCAGACTGCAGCATTGCTGCAGACCTTTCGG GTGAAAGACGGCGTTAAAAACATAGGTACAACAGGTGCCAGTGCAGCTGTGTGTATCCCTGGTCAG cagcccATCCCCACCACCTGGCCAGACTGCCtgcttcccctgctcccactAAAGCTGCTACAGCTGGACTCTGCGGCTCTTCTGGCTAACCGAAGGCGCTACCGGGAGCTGCCCTGGTCTGAGCAGCAG gCTCAGTTTCTCTGGAAGAAGATGCAGGTGCCCACCAACCTGACACTCAGGAATCTGCA GGCTCTGGGCACCCTGGCAGGGGGCATGTCGTGTGAGTTTCTGCAGCAGATCAACTCAATGGCAAACTTCCTTGAAGTAGTGCACATGATCTATCAGCTGCCCACTGGAGTTCGAGGGAGTCTG AGGGCCTGTATCTGGGTGGAGCTACAGCGGAGGATGACAATGCCAGAGCCAGAGCCGGCAACCATGGGGCCAGAACTGAGTGGGCTAGACACCAGGCTACTCTTGGATTTACC GGTCCGGTTGATGGATAGACTGTCCAATGAATCTATTATGTTGGTGGTGGGGCTGGTACGAGGAGCTCCAGAGCAGCTGCTGGCACTGACCCCACTCCACCGGGTGGCCCTGGCAGAGAGGGCACTACAAAACTTG GCTCCAAAGGAGACAACAGTCTCAAGGGAAGTGCTGGAGACATTGGGCCCCTTGGTTGGATTCCTGGGGATAGAGAGTACACGACGGATCCCTCTACCGATCCTGCTGGGCCAACTCAATCAGCTGCAGGGCTTCTGCCTAGGAGAGCCATTTGCCACAGAGCTGGGATGGCTCTTGTCACAGGAGCCTGCTCTTGG GAAGCCAGAGTTGTGGAGCCAGGGTGAAGTAGAGCAAGCTGGACGCCTAGTACTCACTCTGTCTACTGAAGCTATTTCCTTGATCCCCAGG GAGGCCTTGGGCCAAGAGACTCTGGAGCGGCTCCTAGAGAAGCAGCAGAGTTGGGAGCAGAGCAGAGTTGGACAGCTATGTGGAAGACCACAGCTTGCTTCCAAGAAAGCTGCCTTGGTAGCTGGGGTTGTACGGCCCACCGCAGAAGATCTCCCAG AACCTGTGCCAAATTGTGCAGATATACGAGGGACATTCCCAGCAGCCTGGTCAGCAACCCAGATTGCAGGGATGGAGCTCTCAGACTTTGAGGACTGCCTGGAATTATTCGCAGGAGACCCAGGACTTGGGCCTGAGGAACTACGGGCAGCTATGGGCAAGGCAAAACAG TTGTGGGGTCCTCCCCGGGGATTCCGTCCTGAGCAGATCCTGCAGCTAGGTCGGCTCTTAATAGGTTTAGGAGAGCGGGAACTACAGGAGCTGATCCTAGTGGACTGGGGAGTGCTGAGCACCCTGGGGCAGATAGATGGCTGGAGCTCCATCCAG CTCCGGGTTGTGGTCTCCAGTTTCTTGCGGCAGAGTGGCCGGCATGTGAGCCACCTGGACTTCCTTCATCTGACTGCACTGGGTTATACACTCTGTGGACTTCGGCCAGAGGAGCTACAGCATATCAGCAGTTGGGAATTTAG CCAAGCAGCTCTCTTCCTGGGCAATCTGCATCTCCAGTGTTCTGAGGAGCAACTGGAAGTTCTGGCCCAGCTCCTTGTGCTGCCCGGTGGTTTTGGTCCAGTCAGTAACTGGGGGCCTGAGATCTTCACTGAAATCGGCACAATAGCAG CAGGGATCCCAGACCTGGCTCTTTCAGCACTGC
- the STRC gene encoding stereocilin isoform X2 produces MALSLWALLLPLSCAVILVPTGIQSLDPGLSLLKSLLSTMDQAPQGSLSRSQFSAFLANISSSFGPGRMGEGPVGEPPPLQPPALRLHDFLVTLRGSPDWEPMLGLLGDVLALLGQEQTPRDFLGHQAGVLGGLAEVLLGALVPVGPPTPTRPPCTRDGPSDCVLVADWLPSLLLLLEGTRWQALVQVQSSVDPTNATGLNGREPAPHFLQGLLGLLTPVGEPGSEEALWGGLLRTVGAPLYAAFQEGLLRVTDSLQDEVFSILGQPEPDANGQCQGGNLQQLLLWGIRHNLSWDVQALGFLSGLPPPPPALLHCLSTGVPLPRASQLSAHISPRQQRAISVEALCENHSGPAPPYSISNFSIHLLCQHAKPATPQPPPSTIAICQTAVWYAVSWAPGAQGWLQACHDQFPDQFLEAICSNLSFSALSSPNRRLVKRLCAGLLPPPTSCPEGLPSVPLTPEIFWGCFLENETLWAERLCGEAGLQAVPPSNQAWVQHVCQGPTPDATAFPPCYIGPCGERCPDGGSFLMMVCANDTMYEALVPFWPWLAGQCRISRGGNDTCFLEGLLGPLLPSLPPLGPSPLCLAPAPFLLGMLSQLPRCQSSVPALAHSTRLHYLLRLLTFLLGPGAGGTEAQGMLGQALMLSSLPDNCSFWDAFRPEGRRSVLRTVGEYLEQEEQWTPLGFEPTASPSSGINKMELLSCFSLQMKDKHLASGLGVPGEPSGGQRRQLLVSCLSPHQPVLWDLLQREKSVWALKILVQAYLHMPPENLQQLVLSAEREAAQGFLTLMHRSWAQLQVPPSEEEALGRLTALLLQQYPRLTSQLFIDLSPLIPFLAVSDLMRFPPSLLANDSVLAAIRDYSPGMRPEQKEALAKRLLAPDLFGEVPAWSQELLWAVLPLLPHLPLENFLQLSPHQIQALEDSWPAAGLGPGHARHVLRSLVNQSVQDGEEQVRRLGSLACFLSPEELQSLVPLSDPLGPVERGLLECAANGTLSPQGRVAYELLGVLRSSGGAVLSPRELRVWAPLFPQLGLRFLQELSEPQLRAMLPALQGTSVTPAQAVLLLGRLLPRHDLSLEELCSLHPLLPGLSSQTLQAIPRRVLVGACSCLAPELSRLSACQTAALLQTFRVKDGVKNIGTTGASAAVCIPGQPIPTTWPDCLLPLLPLKLLQLDSAALLANRRRYRELPWSEQQAQFLWKKMQVPTNLTLRNLQALGTLAGGMSCEFLQQINSMANFLEVVHMIYQLPTGVRGSLRACIWVELQRRMTMPEPEPATMGPELSGLDTRLLLDLPVRLMDRLSNESIMLVVGLVRGAPEQLLALTPLHRVALAERALQNLAPKETTVSREVLETLGPLVGFLGIESTRRIPLPILLGQLNQLQGFCLGEPFATELGWLLSQEPALGKPELWSQGEVEQAGRLVLTLSTEAISLIPREALGQETLERLLEKQQSWEQSRVGQLCGRPQLASKKAALVAGVVRPTAEDLPEPVPNCADIRGTFPAAWSATQIAGMELSDFEDCLELFAGDPGLGPEELRAAMGKAKQLWGPPRGFRPEQILQLGRLLIGLGERELQELILVDWGVLSTLGQIDGWSSIQLRVVVSSFLRQSGRHVSHLDFLHLTALGYTLCGLRPEELQHISSWEFSQAALFLGNLHLQCSEEQLEVLAQLLVLPGGFGPVSNWGPEIFTEIGTIAAGIPDLALSALLQEQIQGLTPLAISVIPAPKFAVVFSPTQLSSLTSVQAVAVTPEQMAFLSPEQRRAVAWAQHEGKDSPEQQGRSTAWGLQDWSQPSWAMALTICFLGNLL; encoded by the exons ATGGCTCTGAGCCTCTGGGCCCTGCTACTGCCGCTGTCCTGTGCAG TGATTCTGGTCCCTACTGGGATTCAGTCCCTGGACCCTGGTCTCTCCCTCCTGAAGTCATTGCTCTCCACAATGGACCAAGCTCCTCAGGGGTCCCTCAGCCGCTCACAGTTCTCTGCATTCCTGGCcaacatttcttcttcctttgggcctgggagaatgggggagggacctGTGGGGGAGCCCCCACCtctccagccccctgccctccgGCTCCACGACTTCCTAGTGACACTGAGAGGCAGCCCAGACTGGGAGCCAATGCTAGGTCTACTAGGGGATGTGCTGGCACTGCTGGGACAGGAGCAGACCCCCCGGGACTTCCTGGGGCACCAGGCAGGTGTGCTGGGTGGACTCGCAGAGGTGTTGCTAGGAGCCTTAGTTCCTGTGGGGCCCCCAACCCCTACCCGGCCCCCATGCACCCGTGATGGGCCCTCTGACTGCGTCCTGGTGGCTGACTGGTTGCCTTCTCTGCTGCTCTTGTTAGAGGGTACACGATGGCAGGCCCTGGTACAGGTGCAGTCCAGTGTGGACCCCACAAATGCCACAGGCCTCAATGGGAGGGAGCCAGCCCCCCACTTTTTACAGGGTCTGTTGGGTTTGCTCACCCCAGTAGGGGAGCCAGGCTCTGAGGAGGCTCTTTGGGGAGGTCTGCTGCGCACAGTGGGGGCCCCCCTCTACGCTGCCTTCCAGGAGGGGCTTCTCCGTGTCACTGACTCCCTACAAGATGAGGTCTTTTCCATTCTGGGGCAACCAGAGCCTGATGCCAATGGGCAGTGCCAGGGAG GCAACCTTCAACAGCTGCTTTTATG GGGCATCCGGCACAACCTTTCCTGGGATGTCCAGGCGCTGGGCTTTCTGTCTGGattgccacccccaccccccgccctcctccACTGTCTGAGCACAGGTGTGCCTCTGCCCAGGGCTTCCCAGCTCTCAGCCCACATCAGCCCTCGCCAACAGCGAGCCATCTCTGTGGAGGCCCTCTGCGAGAACCACTCAGGTCCAGCACCACCCTACAGCATTTCCAACTTCTCCATCCACTTGCTCTGCCAGCACGCCAAGCCTGCCACCCCGCAGCCCCCTCCCAGCACCATTGCCATCTGCCAGACAGCTGTGTGGTATGCAGTCTCATGGGCACCAGGTGCCCAAGGCTGGCTACAGGCCTGCCATGACCAGTTTCCTGATCAGTTCCTGGAGGCAATATGTAGCAACCTCTCCTTTTCAGCCTTGTCTAGCCCCAATCGCCGTCTGGTAAAGCGGCTCTGTGCTGgtcttctcccaccccccaccagctgTCCTGAAGGACTGCCTTCTGTTCCCCTCACCCCAGAGATCTTCTGGGGCTGCTTCTTGGAGAATGAGACCTTGTGGGCTGAGCGGCTGTGTGGAGAGGCGGGTCTGCAGGCTGTGCCCCCCAGCAATCAGGCTTGGGTTCAGCATGTGTGCCAGGGCCCTACCCCAGATGCCACTGCCTTCCCACCCTGCTACATTGGACCTTGTGGGGAACGCTGCCCAGATGGGGGCAGCTTCCTGATGATGGTCTGTGCCAATGATACCATGTATGAAGCACTTGTGCCCTTCTGGCCTTGGCTAGCAGGCCAGTGCAGGATAAGTCGTGGGGGCAATGACACTTGCTTCCTAGAGGGGCTACTGGGCCCTCTTCTGCCCTCTCTGCCACCACTGGGACCATCCCCACTGTGTCTGGCCCCAGCCCCCTTCCTGCTTGGCATGCTATCCCAGTTGCCACGTTGTCAGTCCTCTGTACCAGCCCTTGCCCACTCCACACGCCTACACTATCTCCTGCGCCTGCTGACCTTTCTTCTGggtccaggggctggggggactGAGGCCCAGGGGATGCTGGGTCAGGCCCTGATGCTCTCCAGTCTCCCAGACAACTGCTCCTTCTGGGATGCCTTCCGCCCAGAGGGCCGGCGCAGTGTGCTGCGGACAGTTGGGGAGTACCTGGAACAGGAGGAGCAGTGGACCCCGCTGGGCTTTGAACCCACTGCCAGCCCCAGCTCTGGTATAAACAAGATGGAGCTGCTGTCCTGCTTCAGT CTTCAGATGAAGGACAAGCATCTAGCAAGTGGACTTGGAGTGCCTGGGGAACCTTCAGGAGGACAGAGGAGACAGCTCTTGGTATCTTGTCTGTCTCCCCATCAGCCTGTGCTATGGGATCTGCTCCAGAGGGAGAAGAGTGTTTGGGCCCTGAAGATTCTAGTGCAG GCATACCTGCACATGCCACCAGAAAATCTCCAGCAGCTGGTGCTTtcagcagagagggaggctgCTCAGGGCTTCCTGACGCTCATGCACCGTTCCTGGGCTCAGCTTCAG GTGCCACCATCTGAGGAGGAAGCCCTGGGTCGCCTGACAGCCTTGTTGCTCCAGCAGTACCCGCGCCTCACCTCCCAGCTCTTCATTGACCTGTCACCGCTCATCCCCTTCTTGGCTGTCTCTGACCTGATGCGCTTCCCACCATCCTTGTTGGCCAATGACAGTGT ACTGGCTGCCATCCGAGATTACAGCCCAGGAATGAGGCCTGAACAGAAGGAAGCTCTTGCAAAGCGACTGCTGGCCCCTGACCTGTTTGGGGAAGTGCCCGCCTGGTCCCAGGAGCTACTGTGGGCAGTGTTgcccctgctcccccacctccctctggagAACTTTCTGCAGCTCAGCCCTCACCAG ATCCAAGCCCTGGAGGATAGTTGGCCAGCAGCAGGTCTTGGGCCAGGGCATGCCCGGCATGTGCTACGGAGCCTGGTGAACCAGAGTGTCCAGGACGGAGAAGAGCAGGTGCGCAG GCTGGGGTCCCTCGCCTGTTTCCTGAGCCCTGAGGAGCTGCAGAGCCTGGTACCCTTGAGTGATCCACTGGGGCCAGTAGAACGGGGGCTGCTGGAATGTGCGGCCAACGGGACCCTCAGCCCACAAGGACGG GTGGCATATGAACTTCTGGGGGTATTGCGCTCATCTGGAGGAGCTGTGCTGAGCCCCCGGGAGCTGCGGGTCTGGgcccctctcttccctcagcTGGGCCTCCGCTTCCTGCAGGAGCTGTCAGAGCCCCAGCTTAGAGCCATGCTTCCTGCCCTGCAGGGCACCAGTGTCACACCAGCCCAG GCTGTCTTACTGCTTGGACGGCTCCTCCCTAGGCATGAT CTGTCCCTGGAGGAACTCTGCTCCTTGCACCCTCTGCTGCCAGGCCTCAGCTCCCAGACACTCCAGGCCATCCCTAGGCGAGTTCTGGTTGGGGCCTGTTCCTGCCTGGCCCCTGAACTGTCACGCCTCTCAGCTTGCCAGACTGCAGCATTGCTGCAGACCTTTCGG GTGAAAGACGGCGTTAAAAACATAGGTACAACAGGTGCCAGTGCAGCTGTGTGTATCCCTGGTCAG cccATCCCCACCACCTGGCCAGACTGCCtgcttcccctgctcccactAAAGCTGCTACAGCTGGACTCTGCGGCTCTTCTGGCTAACCGAAGGCGCTACCGGGAGCTGCCCTGGTCTGAGCAGCAG gCTCAGTTTCTCTGGAAGAAGATGCAGGTGCCCACCAACCTGACACTCAGGAATCTGCA GGCTCTGGGCACCCTGGCAGGGGGCATGTCGTGTGAGTTTCTGCAGCAGATCAACTCAATGGCAAACTTCCTTGAAGTAGTGCACATGATCTATCAGCTGCCCACTGGAGTTCGAGGGAGTCTG AGGGCCTGTATCTGGGTGGAGCTACAGCGGAGGATGACAATGCCAGAGCCAGAGCCGGCAACCATGGGGCCAGAACTGAGTGGGCTAGACACCAGGCTACTCTTGGATTTACC GGTCCGGTTGATGGATAGACTGTCCAATGAATCTATTATGTTGGTGGTGGGGCTGGTACGAGGAGCTCCAGAGCAGCTGCTGGCACTGACCCCACTCCACCGGGTGGCCCTGGCAGAGAGGGCACTACAAAACTTG GCTCCAAAGGAGACAACAGTCTCAAGGGAAGTGCTGGAGACATTGGGCCCCTTGGTTGGATTCCTGGGGATAGAGAGTACACGACGGATCCCTCTACCGATCCTGCTGGGCCAACTCAATCAGCTGCAGGGCTTCTGCCTAGGAGAGCCATTTGCCACAGAGCTGGGATGGCTCTTGTCACAGGAGCCTGCTCTTGG GAAGCCAGAGTTGTGGAGCCAGGGTGAAGTAGAGCAAGCTGGACGCCTAGTACTCACTCTGTCTACTGAAGCTATTTCCTTGATCCCCAGG GAGGCCTTGGGCCAAGAGACTCTGGAGCGGCTCCTAGAGAAGCAGCAGAGTTGGGAGCAGAGCAGAGTTGGACAGCTATGTGGAAGACCACAGCTTGCTTCCAAGAAAGCTGCCTTGGTAGCTGGGGTTGTACGGCCCACCGCAGAAGATCTCCCAG AACCTGTGCCAAATTGTGCAGATATACGAGGGACATTCCCAGCAGCCTGGTCAGCAACCCAGATTGCAGGGATGGAGCTCTCAGACTTTGAGGACTGCCTGGAATTATTCGCAGGAGACCCAGGACTTGGGCCTGAGGAACTACGGGCAGCTATGGGCAAGGCAAAACAG TTGTGGGGTCCTCCCCGGGGATTCCGTCCTGAGCAGATCCTGCAGCTAGGTCGGCTCTTAATAGGTTTAGGAGAGCGGGAACTACAGGAGCTGATCCTAGTGGACTGGGGAGTGCTGAGCACCCTGGGGCAGATAGATGGCTGGAGCTCCATCCAG CTCCGGGTTGTGGTCTCCAGTTTCTTGCGGCAGAGTGGCCGGCATGTGAGCCACCTGGACTTCCTTCATCTGACTGCACTGGGTTATACACTCTGTGGACTTCGGCCAGAGGAGCTACAGCATATCAGCAGTTGGGAATTTAG CCAAGCAGCTCTCTTCCTGGGCAATCTGCATCTCCAGTGTTCTGAGGAGCAACTGGAAGTTCTGGCCCAGCTCCTTGTGCTGCCCGGTGGTTTTGGTCCAGTCAGTAACTGGGGGCCTGAGATCTTCACTGAAATCGGCACAATAGCAG CAGGGATCCCAGACCTGGCTCTTTCAGCACTGC